Proteins from one Brassica napus cultivar Da-Ae chromosome A1 unlocalized genomic scaffold, Da-Ae chrA01_Random_17, whole genome shotgun sequence genomic window:
- the LOC125593876 gene encoding zinc finger BED domain-containing protein RICESLEEPER 2-like produces the protein MDSSSPQREAIRDDDETQGNDDEFGTTSPVTASGNKRKTKSAAAVKKKKNTSTRSTVWNHYTRLKDNRNKCSCNYCGRVMRCATSNGTSCLKKHLGICKEHQTWVQSQSQTQHTLNAESDDEDGVQLKLARVSNEVVREATNEMLVISELPLSFVDGLGWKHFCNKVNLPKPHSRRTATRDIVELYAKRKSDLMQLISGNKQRVSLTTDIWVAPSTAASYMVITAHFIDDRWKLRKFIIGFKHVADHKGVTICSVLLECMAEWGIKKVFTITVDNATANTNALKLFRDAFNALGPECLVLGGELLHLRCCAHIINLVVRDGMLEVDASVCAIRNAIQYIRASSKRVESFDQKVESARMTRGSLSLDCKTRWNSTYLMLSRALKFRAAFDRMEVEDKLYNDHFQETVEGKKRVGPPTSEDWDKVEGLVKFLVIFYNSTLVVSASNSPSSYKCYNEIVTIEGI, from the coding sequence atggATTCTTCATCACCTCAACGTGAAGCTATCAGAGATGATGATGAAACTCAGGGAAACGATGATGAGTTTGGGACAACTAGTCCTGTTACTGCAAGTGGAAACAAAAGGAAGACCAAGTCAGCTGCAGctgttaagaagaagaagaatacaaGTACAAGGTCAACAGTTTGGAATCATTACACAAGACTGAAGGATAATCGGAACAAATGCAGCTGCAACTATTGCGGTAGAGTTATGCGTTGTGCAACGTCCAATGGCACTTCATGTCTCAAGAAGCATCTTGGTATCTGCAAGGAACATCAGACATGGGTACAAAGTCAGTCTCAGACTCAACATACTCTGAATGCCGAAagtgatgatgaagatggtgTTCAGTTGAAGCTGGCGAGGGTTTCTAATGAAGTTGTAAGGGAAGCTACTAATGAGATGCTTGTCATATCGGAGTTGCCACTATCCTTTGTTGATGGTTTGGGATGGAAGCACTTCTGCAACAAGGTGAATCTTCCTAAGCCACATTCACGAAGAACAGCAACAAGGGATATTGTTGAGTTGTATGCAAAGAGGAAATCAGATTTGATGCAGCTGATCAGTGGCAACAAGCAAAGGGTTTCTTTAACAACAGACATTTGGGTTGCACCAAGTACAGCAGCTAGCTACATGGTCATCACGGCACACTTCATCGATGATAGATGGAAACTTAGGAAGTTCATCATTGGTTTCAAGCATGTAGCGGATCATAAAGGGGTGACAATATGCTCTGTCTTGCTGGAGTGTATGGCTGAATGGGGGATAAAGAAAGTGTTTACAATAACAGTAGACAATGCCACTGCGAACACTAATGCTCTGAAGTTGTTCAGGGATGCATTCAACGCTTTAGGACCTGAGTGCTTAGTGCTGGGAGGTGAGCTTCTGCATCTACGTTGTTGTGCTCATATCATCAACTTGGTTGTGCGAGATGGTATGCTAGAGGTGGATGCGAGTGTGTGTGCAATAAGGAACGCCATACAATATATCAGAGCTTCTTCTAAGAGAGTCGAATCATTTGATCAGAAGGTTGAGTCAGCAAGGATGACAAGAGGTAGCTTATCTTTGGACTGCAAGACACGATGGAATTCAACCTACCTGATGTTGTCAAGGGCCTTGAAGTTTAGAGCAGCGTTTGATAGAATGGAAGTTGAGGACAAGCTTTACAATGATCACTTTCAAGAGACTGTGGAGGGCAAGAAGAGGGTTGGACCACCAACTTCAGAGGATTGGGATAAAGTGGAGGGTTTGGTTAAGTTCCTGGTAATATTCTACAACTCGACTTTAGTTGTCTCTGCTTCTAACTCGCCTAGTTCCTACAAGTGTTACAATGAGATTGTCACCATAGAAGGAATCTGA